CGGGCTGGACGAAGTCGGGGTGCTCGTCGTAGAGCCTGAGCAGGCGGTCCTGGAACGCGGAGAGCTTGAAGAAGTAGGACTCCTCCTGGACGCGCTCGAGCGGCCGGCCGCAGTCCGGGCAGAGGTGCTCGCCCTTGGTGCCGCGCTCCTCGTCGGCCTTCTCGACCTGGGTCTCGGTGAAGTAGGTCTCCTCGGGCACGCAGTACCAGCCGTCATAGGAGCCCTTGTAGAGGTAGCCCGACTCGAGCATGCGGTCCCACAGGTACTGGACCGCGTGGTGCTGACGCGGCTCGGTCGTGCGGATGAAGTCGTCGTTCGCGACCTCGAGCTCGCGCCAGAGGTCGAGGAAGTGCGGCGCCTGGGAGTCGCACCACTCCTGCGGGGTCATGCCGTGGTCGGCCGCGGCCTCCGCGACCTTCTCGCCGTGCTCGTCCATGCCGGTCAGGAACTTGACGTCGTAGCCCGCCGCGCGGCGGAAGCGCGCCTGGACGTCGGCGAGCATCGTGCAGTACGCGGTGCCCAGGTGCGGGTCGGCGTTGACGTAGTAGATGGGGGTGGTGACGTAGTAGGACGGCTTCTCTGCCATGTGACGACTCCTCATGACGGACGTTAGGCATGCGGGGTCGATTGTACTCTTTGCCGGGTCGCACGTCCCTCTCGGCGCGCGGACAGGGCGCTCGTGAATTCACGTGCGCCTGGTTTTGGCCCTCAGCCGACAAAAACCGCCGCTCGTGAATTCACGAGCGAGGCGGGCGAGAAGGGCGAGAAGGGCGAGAAGGACGGGGCGCCGCGGCTAGCTCGCGGCGGCGACCACGGCGTCGTAGACCTCGGCGCGCGGCAGGCCGAACGCGCGCGCCAGCCGCCTTGCCAGCGCGCTCTTGGGCTCGCCGGCGGCGAGCCCCGCGGCGATCTCCTCCTCCAGCGTGCGCCCGGGCCCTAACGCCGCCGCGCGGCGCGCCTCGAGCTCGGCGGCGTCCGGCGCCGCGATCACCACCACGCACTCGCCGCGCACCTCCCCCCGCGCCGCGACCTCGGCCGCCAGCTCGGGCGCCGTCGCGCGCACGACCTCCTCGTGCAGCTTGGTGAGCTCGCGGACCAGCGCCACGCGGCGCCCCGGGAACACCTCGGCGACGTTGGCCAGCGTCTCGGCCACGCGCCGGGGGCTCTCGTAGACCACGAGCGTACCGGGGATCGCCGCCAGCTCCGCGAGGCGCGCGAGCTGCGCCGAGCGTCTGCGCGGCAGGAACCCCTCGAAGAAGAAGTGCTCGCTCGCGAGGCCCGAGGCGACAAGGGCGCAGGTCACGGCACTCGGCCCGGGAACCACCTCGACGCGCGCGCCGGCGTCGAGCGCGGCGTCCACGAGCCGCTGCCCCGGGTCGGAGACGCCGGGCATGCCCGCGTCGGAGACGAAGGCCACGCGGCCTCCCGCCTCGAGGCGCGCCAGCACGCCGTCGACCTTCTCGGACATGACGTTCTCGTCGCAGCGCTCCAGGCGCACGTGAAGGCCGAAGGCGCTCATGAGGCGCCCCGTCACGCGGGTGTCCTCGCAGAGCACGACGTCGGCCTCGCCGAGCGTGCGCCGCACGCGCGGCGAGGCGTCCTCGAGGTTGCCGATGGGGGTGCCGACGACGCTGAGCAGGCCGGCCATCAGACGATCATCCCGCGCTCGAAGGTGGCGAGCGCGACGCGGGCGTCCCAGGCGGCCAGCTTGCCCGAGGTCTTCCAGGTGTTGAAGAACCACGCCGGGCACTTCTCGTAGGCCCTGAGCTGCTCGGAGGTGTAGACGCGCTCGAGCGCGATGCGGCCCTCCGGCGTCATCTGCGAGTCGGCGACGGGAAGCGACGACGACCACTTGCCCACCATGACCGGCATGTCGGCACGACGCGCCTCGCGCAGGCGCCGCTCGAGCGCCTCGACCAGGCGCCGCACCCCCGCGGGGCCGGAGACGTCGACGCGCGTCGTCGGGCGGTCGAGCTGGCAGTCGAGCCAGACGTTGCGGTAGTGCCGCTGCGCCATGAAGCGGCCCCAGCCCTTCGTGACGCCGCCGTCGGGCATGATGACGACGTCCTCGCCCGCCGCGCTGCGGACGAGCTCGTAGGCCTCGCGATAGTAGTTGCGCAGGCGGTGCACGGGAACCCCGTCGGTGAGCACGAGTCCGCGGCGCACCTGCACGACGGGCGCGTCGGCGAGCTCGATGCCGTAGAGGCCGGAGCGGTGGGCGTAGCGCCTCGCCAGGCCGTATATGACGCCGAGCATCTCGTCGCGGCTCACGTGACAGTCCGCGTTGTCGGGCGAGAGGCCGTTGTCGGCGTGCGGGGCCCCCGGGCTCATCGCCAGCGCGAAGACGACGTGCAGGCCGAGCTCCTCCGCCCACTCCAGGGCCTCGTCGACGAGCTCGACGCAGCCCTGGTACGGTCCGGGCTCGGGGCCGTCGTCCCCGTACACGTACCACGGGACGGGCAGGCGCACGGCGTTGAAGCCGCGCGCGGCGATGCGGGCGAAGTCCTCGCGCGTCACGAAGGTGGCGCGATGGTTGCGCACGTAGTCCGCATAGCGGCGCGGACCGAGCGACGAGGCGAGCTGCTCCTCGTCGAGTGCGCCGACCTCGGCAAAGAGCTCGGGCGTCACCCAGGACTCGAGCGTCAGCCAGCCCGTCAGGTTGACCCCGTGCAAGGTGTTGCTTGCCATGACGCACCTCCGCCTCTCTCCCCTACCGCAAGTATAGCCACGGGGGCGGACGTTATCGTCGGCGTCGGGGGTTTTGGGCGAGCGGCGCAACCGGAGGAGCGGGGCGGGCGCTACCCCGCCAGATAGGTCGCGCAGTTGAGGGGGGTCTCGTAGACGTCGACCTGCGCGCAGGGCAGGCCGCGCGCGACGAGCTCCCCGCAGATGTGGCGCGCGAGGTTCTCGGCCGTGGTGCGGAACGGCAACACGGTGAGCGAGAACCCCTCCCCCTCGAGCGCCGCCACGGTGGCCGGGGCGAGCGTGCCCTCCTCCACGAGGAGGGTGTGGTCGAGCGCGTCGCAGACCTCGCGGACCGCGCGCTTGAAGGCGCCGAAGTCCATCACCATGTCGCGCTCCGTGCCCTCCTCGCCGAGCGCCTCGGTGCGCAGGTAGGCCACCACACGCCAGCGGTGCCCGTGCAGGTTCTCGCACTTGCCGTGGTAGTCGGCGAGGAAGTGCGCGGAGTCGAAGTGCCACTCGGTTCTGAGGCCAAACATCGGGGTCCCTTCGGTCAGACGGGCGAGAAGGACGCGTCGCAGCTACTCGCCGGCGGGCGCCCCGCCGTCGGCGGCGCCGCCCCTGCCGCGACCGCCGCGGCGCCGACGCCGGCGCCTGGGGGCGGCCCCGTCCGATCCCGCCTGCTGCGCGCCCTGCTCGCCGCCCGCCTGAGGCGCGCGCTTCTTGCGCGAGGGCTGCATGCCGCGCGGCTGGGCGCCGGCGGCCGCCTGGCCGCCCTTGTCGCCAGGACGGCGGGTGCGCTTGGCCCCCTGGGAGGGTGCCTCGCCGCCCTCGGCGGCCTGGTGGTGGCGACGGCGGTGCGTCGCGGCCTGGGGCTGCTGCTCCGCCGCGGGCTGCGCCGCCGCCCCGCCGTCGCCCGGGCGGCGCTTGCGGCGTCGGCGGGGCGCAGGCGCCTCGTCGCCGGACGGCGCGGACTCGGCGCCCGCGCGCACGCCCTTCTCGGCCGACGGGGCACCCGACGACGGGCGGCGACGCTTGCGCTTGGGCGCCACGAAGATGTCCGCCGCGTCCACCTCGGGCTCCGCGAGGACGCCGTTCTTGCGGTCGAGCTCTGCAAGGGCCATCTGGACGTCGGGCGACTCCAGCTTGTCCAGCACCTCGCGCGTCACCGTGTCGGGGCGGCACGGGCAGCCCAGCTCCTCGCTCTTCTTGTGCGCGGCCTCGGAGGCCGTCATGTCGGCGAGCGGCACGCGAATCTGCTTGCCGCTCTCCAGGCGCAGGCAGAGCTGCTCCTTGGGCGTGTCGTACTCGACGATCTTGGCCTTGCCGAGCGGCGTGTCGATCACGGCGTTGCGCTTGGGCGCGCGGCTCTTGAAGTCGCGGTAGGCCTCGAACTCGTAGCGCAGGCAGCACATGAGGCGGCCGCACGCGCCCGAGATCTTGGTCGAGTTGAGGGGGAGGTCCTGCTCCTTGGCCATGCGGATCGACACCGGGTCAAAGCCGGTGGCAAAGCGGCGGCAGCACAGCTCCTGGCCGCAGTGGCCGTAGCCGCCCACGATCGCCGCCTCCTCGCGCACGCCGATCTGGCGCATGTCGATGCGCACGTGGAACTCGCGCGAGAGGTCGCGCACGAGCTGGCGGAAGTCCACGCGCTCCTCCGCCGCGAAGTAGCAGACGGCCTTCTCGCCGTCGAAGAGGTACTCCACGCCCACGGGCTTCATGTCCAGGCCGGACTCCGACACGTGGCGGCGGAAGGCCGGAAGGGACTCCTCCCCGCGGCGCGCGAGCTCCTCGGCGCGCTCGAGGTCCTCGTCGGTGGCGATGCGCACGACGTCGCGCAGCTGGGCGTGGCCGATCGTGGCGGAAAGCTCCTCGGGCGCGACCTCGCGGGCGTCGGAGGTGGCGAGGCCGATCTCGTGGCCGCGCTCGGTGGCGCAGATCACGTGGTCGCCCTCCTGGGCGCCGGTTCCGGCCGGGTCGAACCACAGGTCGCGGGCGGCGTAGGCGAACTTCACCGGGATGACGGTTGGCATGCGAGTGCCTCCTTGACGGAAAGAAGCATGACCTCGAGGGTCAGCTGGGGCGAGACGTTATGGGCGAGGTCGTCGGCGGCGCGCCCCACGGCGTCGAGCGCGCGCACGGCCGAGCGCGTGGTGGCGCGCGCGGCGAGCCGGTCCACCACGGCGGCGGCGTCCTCGTTGACGATGGCCTCGCCCGCGTCCTCCGTGCGAACGAGCACGTCGCGCAGGAGGGACTCGGCCGCGGCCAGAGCCTCCATCATACCCGAACGCTCCCGGGCGGTGAGCTCGCGCTTGTTGGCGTCGGCCACCTGCCTGAGGGCGCCGGCGGTGAGGAAGTCGTGGCTCTCCTCCAGGGCCTCCTCCTGGGCGCGCCTGACGTCGGCGAGCGGGACGGCCGCGGCGGCCACGATCTTGCGCGCGGCGAGAAGGACGTCCCACGAGTCGTCGCGCTCCAGCTCGTCCAGGGTGTCCACGACGAGGCGACGGACCTCGCGCCGGGTCGTGGACGCGAGGAACTCGACCGCCCGGCCCGGCGATCCGGCGACGGAGAGGGCGATGCGCGCCTCCTCGGGCGTGGCGCCGCACGAGCGCATCACGGCACGCACGCCGGAAGCCACCCGACCAGCGCGGAAGGGGACCTGCTGGCAGCGGGAGACGATCGTCGGCAGCATGGCGTCGGCCACACGGCCGCAGAGGACGAACATCGTATGGGCGGGAGGCTCCTCGAGGGTCTTGAGCAGCGCGTTGGCGGCGCCTCCCCGCAGGAGCTCAGCGCGCTCGAGCACGTAGAGCTTGGTGGCGGCGCGAATGGGCGCGAGGCCGGCGTCCTCGATCAGCTCGCGGACCTGGGAGACGAGGTAGCCGGTCGCGCTGCCGGGCGCGAGCCAGTGGACGTCGGGGTGGGTGCGGTGCGCGACGCGGCGGCACTCGTCGCAGGTGGCGTCGCCGCCGCTCGGGCAGACCACGCACTTGGCCAGCGCCTCGGCGGCCTCGTGCTTGCCCGAACCCGGGGGGCCCAGGAAGAGGTAGGCATGGGAGAGGCGCCCCTCGGCGAGCGCTGTGGCGAGGAAGTCTCGCACGCGGGGCTGGTCGGCGAGGGAGGCGAGCGCGGCGGGGGGCTGGGCGGGCACGTCACTCACCCCACAGGTCCGCGAGCGCGGCGAGGGCGCGGGCGGCGACCTCGTCCTTCTCGCCCAGGGCGTCCACCACGCGCACGCGCTCCGGCTCCTCCGCCGCGAGGCGCAGGTAGGCGGCGCGGACGCGCTCCTGGAAGGCGAGCCCCTCCGCCTCCATGCGGTCGGCCCCGCCGGCCGTGGCGCGCGCGTAGGCGACGGCGGGGTCGAGGTCGAAGACGAGGGTTCGGTCGGGCGAGACGCCGCAGCTGCCGAGCACGTTGGCCCGGCGCACGAGGGCGTCGTCGAGCGCCCGGCCCCCGGCCTGGTAGGCGAAGGTCGAGTCGTAGTAGCGGTCGCACAGGACCACGGCGCCGCGCGCGAGCGCCGGCTCGATCACCTGACGCGTGAGCTGGGCGCGACTGGCCTCGTAGAGCAGCAGCTCGCACTCGGGGACCATCTCGGCGTTGGCGGGGTCCAGCAGCAGCGCGCGGACCTTCTCGGAGATCGCGGTGCCGCCGGGCTCGCGCAGGCGCACGACCTCGCGTCCCCGGGACTCGAACTCGGCGGCGACGAGCGCCGCCTGCGTGGTCTTGCCGCAGCCGTCCGCGCCCTCGAGCGTGATGAAAACCCCGCGCATACCCCTCCCGCGCCAGTTGGTGACAGTCAGTCTATGGTAGCGCGAGGAGCCGCCTGGCGCGAGAAAACCACGGCGAGGGACTCTGCGCGCGAATGCTGACAGTTTTAGGCAGTTTATTGGGGACCCCGGAAGTATGAGCTGCAATTTCGGCGGCAAAACAGCAGGTCATTGACTTATCAGATAGCTGAATACTTTGCTATTCCCCTGAGAACTGCCTAAAACTGTTTGTTGATGCTCAGCAGCCAGCCTATGCGAGCTTGTTCACGCGTCGGTCGTAGGTGAGCAGGCCGTTGGTCTCCTCCTCCACGTCGGAGAGCTGGGTGTAGACAAAGCCGGCCAGCCCCTCAGCCTCCAGAGCGTCCGCCCGCTCGAGCAGGCCGCGCACCTCGGACGCAAACTCCGCGCCCCCGGCCGCCTCCTCGTAGCCATACGACGTCGCCAGGCTCACGTGTCCCGGAACCGCCCAGCTCACGCCGCCAAACTCGGAGACCACGAAGGCTCGTTCCGGCCGCGAGCGGTCCGGCCAGACCTCGAGGGCGCGGAAGTAGTTGTGCACGCTCCAGAGGTCACCGCAGCCCTGGTCGTACCAGCCGCTGGTCGCGCTCACCAGGCGCGTGGGGTCGAGCGCGCGCACGAGCTCGGTCGCCGCGCGCGCATCAAACTGCCCCCAGCCCTCGTTGAAGAGCGTCCAGCCGATCACGCACGGGTGCCCCACGAGCAGGCGCACCGTGCCCGCGCAGCTCGCACGCCACTCCTCGCGGTAGGCGGGGTCGTCTGCGGCAAGCCGGCGCCACGCGCGCGGACCACGGTCTGACATGCGCGTCCAGCTCGCACGCAGAAGCGTGGGCTGGTAGCTCGTGTGCCACGCGCCGTACGCGCCGCCGCCAGAGGGCATGTCCTGCCAGACGAGCATGCCCAGCCGGTCGCAGAGCGCGTAGAAGCGCGGTTGCTCGACCTTGATGTGCTTGCGCAGCAGGTTGAAGCCTAGATCGCGCATGGTGCGGATATCGTGCTCGAGCGCCTCCTCGGCGGGCGGCGTCATGAGGCCGTCCGGCCAGTAGCCCTGATCGAGCACACCGCGCAGAAAGACGGGCTCGCCGTTCAGGTGCACGCGGGGCACACCGGCGGCGTCCGGGCGCACCTCCACGGTGCGAAAGGCACAGTAGCTCCGCACGCGATCGCCGCCGAACGAGACCTCGAGGTCGTAGAGGTGGGGGTCCGCCGGGCTCCACAGGCGCGGGTCGGCCACGGGAAGCGACAGCTCCACGTCCCGCTCGCCCGACGGCCGGACGAGGGCCGACGCCCGAGCCACCTCGACGCCTCCGTCCACCAGTCGGGCCACGAGCTCGCCGGCTCCCGACACGCGGACGAGAAGGACCACGCGCCCCTCGCCCACCCGGGCATCCGCGCGCAGCTCCACGACGCGCGACGCCGGCTCTACCTCCCACCAGACGTCGCGCCAGATGCCGCTCTGGGCCGTGTACCAGATACCGCCGCGCGCGAGGCGCTGCTTGCCGCGCAGCTGCGTCCCCGCGTCGGAGGGGTCGTGCACGCAGACGGTGAGCGCGTTTTTCTCACCCGGGCGCAGCGCGTCCGTGATGTCTGCCGAGAGGGGCAGGTAGGCGCCCATGTGCTCCGCGACGCGCACGTCGTTGACGTAGACGGCGCATGCCCAGTCTACGGCGTCCAGATGGAGCACGAGCCGTTCGCCGCTGACGAGGGCTGGTGCGGCGAACTCGCGCCGGTACCACAGCAGCTCGTCCGGCTTGAGCTGGCGACCTATTCCGGAGAGCGGGGCCTCAGGCGAGAAGGGCACCCGGATGGGCTGCCAACCTGAGGCCGGCGGCTCGGCGGCGCGCCACGCAGAGGCGGCATCCGGTGCGACGGCGAACGCGCACTCCCACGTGCCGTTCAGCGACGACCAGCGCTTGCGCGCAAACTGCGGGCGCGGGTGAGAGCCCGATGCGACGTCCTCCCCGCCCGCCGCGATCTTCTCGCCCCACGGCGTCCAGAGCTCCGTGAGCGTCGCGTCCGTAGGCGGCTTGGGCTTGCTTGCGAGCACGCGCCTCAGGTCCAGCATCGCGCCTCCCCTCAAGATGGCAACCGCCTCAATTGTCACACAGCTGCCCAGAATAGCGAGGGTTTGCACAGCTCATTTTCGATGTGCCGACTCCAAGACGCCCTCCCCGGTTTTGGGAGGACAGTTACGCGACGGCACCGTTTTGCCACGCTCCAAGGGGCTGCTGGGAAGGCTTCGCGTTTTAGGTTGTTTGCGGACGTTCCATCAAGTACGACCCGTAGCGTAGCAATTAACTGCCTGCGGTTTCTTCGAGACGGAGCAGGGTCGTACTCGTCAAGTCGAGGATAAACGACCTAAAACTGATTCCCAAAACGTCCGAGACGCCGCCGCGGGCAAAAGTGCGGGCCCTACGACTTCTTCCGGCCGCGCGAGCCGCCCGCGCGGCGCCCGCCGCGCCTCGGGGCCGCGGCCTTCTTCTCGCGCCCCGGGCACTCCATGTTGGGGCAGAGCTTCCACGGGCCGCGCGCGGTCGTCACCACGACCATCGGCGCGCCGCAGTCCGGACAGGCCTCCCCGGTGGCCTCGAGCTTGCCGCGCGCGGGCAGCGGGTAGCTGGTCCCGCACTCGTCGTAGTTGGTGCAGCGGATGAAGCGCTTGCCGCTCTTCTCGGACTTGTGCGCCACGAGGCGCCCCTCGCGCCCGGCCTCCGCGCACGCCGGGCACGCCCCCACGTCCACGTCGGGCTCGCGGTTGGTGGGGCACGCCGGGTTCACGCACGTCTCGTAGGCGCGGCTGCGGAACGGCTGCACCTTCACGCGCGGCGCGCCGCACTCCGGGCACACCGCGGCCTCCCCCTCCAGCGCCGAGATCTTGCCCTGCGGCAGCGGGTAGGTGACGTCGCAGTCGGGCCAGCCCATGCAGCCCACGAAGCTGCCGCGGGTCTTGGCCGAGCTCTTGACCACGAGGTCCCTCCCGCACTTGGGGCAGACGCCCACCTTGGCGTCGGCCGTCACCGCGTCGGCGATGGCATCCGAGAGGTCGTCGGTGTGCTCCACCAGCGCGTCCATGAGCCCCGCCAGCAGCGCGCGCGAGTGGCTGACCACCTGCCCCTGGGAGCTGGCGCCCTCGGCGACGCGCGTCATGTCCTCCTCGAGCTCGGCGGTCATGTCGGCCGAGGTGATGCGCGGCGCGTAGGTGTGCAGCGCGTCGATGATGGCCATGCCCAGCTGGCTCGGCTCGATCGGATCGTTCTTGAAGTACTTCCGCTCGTAGAGCGTGTCGATGATGTTCGCGCGCGTGGACTTTGTGCCAAGCCCGCGCTTCTCCATCTCCTGGATGAGCCTTCCCTGGCTGTAGCGCGCGGGAGGCTCGGTCTGCTTGGCGAGAAGCTCCGTGTCGCCGACAGAGATCACGTCGCCCTCGGCGAGCGCGGGGAGCTGGTCGTCCTTCTTGAGGCCGTAGGGATAGGCCGCGCGGAAGCCGGGCTCGGCGAGCACGGAGCCGCTCACCGTGAACGGCTCGCCGGACACGTCGAAGGTGACCTTGGTGCCCTCGATCGAGGCGGGGCCCATGAGCGTTGCCAGGAAGCGGCGCGCGATGAGGTTGTAGAGCTTCCACTCGGCACCCTGGAGCCGGTCCGGCGAGGCGGGTGCCGTGGGGTAGATCGGCGGGTGGTCCGTCGACTCGTCCTTGCCGCGGGTGGCGGTCAGCTTGTCCTGCTTGAGGAGCTCGTGGCACACGCCGCCGTACGCGGGCACCGTGGAGAGCATGCGCACGCACTCGCGAAGGTCGAGCGAGTCGGGGTAGACGGTGTTGTCCACACGCGGGTACGAGATGAGGCCGTCCATGTAGAGGCTCTCGGCGAGGCGCATCGTGCGCGCCGGGCTGATGCCCTCTGCGGCGGCCGCCGCCTGAAGGCTCGTGGTGTTGAACGGCGCGGGCGGCCGCTGCGTGCGCCTCTTGCGCTCGACCGCCGTGACGCGCCCCTCGGTCGCGCCCTCGACGCGGGAGAACGCGGCCTCGGCGGCGCCTCTGTCCCAGAAGCGGGACGTGGCGTGGGTGATCCTGAACGGTCCCGCCGCGTCGCCGTCCTTCTCGCCCTGGGCCTGGATCACCCAGTAGTCCTCCGGCTGGAAGGCGAGGCGCTCCCGCTCGCGCTCCACCACGAGCGCCAGCGTGGGCGTCTGCACGCGCCCGGCCGAGCGCACCGTGCCCAGGCCGCTCCAGCGGGCCGCGGTGAGGTAGCGCGTGAGGACGGCGCCCCAGATGAGGTCGATGTACTGGCGCGACTCGCCCGCGTCGGCGAGGTCCTGGTCGAGCTCGACGAGGTTGGAGAAGGCGTGGTCGATCTCGGCGCGGGTGAACGCGGAGTAGCGGGCGCGCGAGACGGGCACCTCGGGCGCCACCTCGCGGATCTGGCGCAGGGCGTCGGAGCCGATGAGCTCGCCCTCGCGGTCGAAGTCGGTGCCGATGATCACCGAGTCCGCCTTCTTGGCGAGGTTCTTGAGGGCGCGGATGATCTCCTTCTCGGCGGGGAGCTTCTCGATGGGCGCCCACACCAGGTACGGCAGGCTCGCGATCTTCCAGCCCTTGAGGTCGACGCCGTCTGCCAGGAACGGCTTGCGGCGCGACTTGTAGGGCGGGCGGGCAAGGCCGTCAGGGACGTCGGCGGGGATGAGCTCGCCGTCCGCGGTGAGGCCCTGCCAGCCCGCCTCGGGGTCGAAGGTCAGCTGGACCGGAAAGTCCACCTTGAGGATGTGGCCGCGCAGACCGATGGTCACGCACTCCTCCCCGTCCCAGGTAAAGCGGTAGACGGGCGTGTTGTAGACCTTGTCGGCCTTGGGCCTCCCGGAGGAGGAGAGCAGCCGGGCGATCTGGCCGGCGGCGTCGTTCTTCTCGGTGACGATGAGCCTCACTGCGCGACTTCCCTACTCTTGGTCAAGCTTGCGGTTCTCAAAGTCCTCGCGGCCCCACTTGAGGGCCTCCCGCCCGTCGCGCGCGACGATGATGAAGCGCGAGACGGCGAGCGCCGCCTCGTAGAGGAGGATGAGGATCG
Above is a genomic segment from Olsenella timonensis containing:
- a CDS encoding DNA topoisomerase I encodes the protein MRLIVTEKNDAAGQIARLLSSSGRPKADKVYNTPVYRFTWDGEECVTIGLRGHILKVDFPVQLTFDPEAGWQGLTADGELIPADVPDGLARPPYKSRRKPFLADGVDLKGWKIASLPYLVWAPIEKLPAEKEIIRALKNLAKKADSVIIGTDFDREGELIGSDALRQIREVAPEVPVSRARYSAFTRAEIDHAFSNLVELDQDLADAGESRQYIDLIWGAVLTRYLTAARWSGLGTVRSAGRVQTPTLALVVERERERLAFQPEDYWVIQAQGEKDGDAAGPFRITHATSRFWDRGAAEAAFSRVEGATEGRVTAVERKRRTQRPPAPFNTTSLQAAAAAEGISPARTMRLAESLYMDGLISYPRVDNTVYPDSLDLRECVRMLSTVPAYGGVCHELLKQDKLTATRGKDESTDHPPIYPTAPASPDRLQGAEWKLYNLIARRFLATLMGPASIEGTKVTFDVSGEPFTVSGSVLAEPGFRAAYPYGLKKDDQLPALAEGDVISVGDTELLAKQTEPPARYSQGRLIQEMEKRGLGTKSTRANIIDTLYERKYFKNDPIEPSQLGMAIIDALHTYAPRITSADMTAELEEDMTRVAEGASSQGQVVSHSRALLAGLMDALVEHTDDLSDAIADAVTADAKVGVCPKCGRDLVVKSSAKTRGSFVGCMGWPDCDVTYPLPQGKISALEGEAAVCPECGAPRVKVQPFRSRAYETCVNPACPTNREPDVDVGACPACAEAGREGRLVAHKSEKSGKRFIRCTNYDECGTSYPLPARGKLEATGEACPDCGAPMVVVTTARGPWKLCPNMECPGREKKAAAPRRGGRRAGGSRGRKKS
- a CDS encoding ATP-binding protein, encoding MPAQPPAALASLADQPRVRDFLATALAEGRLSHAYLFLGPPGSGKHEAAEALAKCVVCPSGGDATCDECRRVAHRTHPDVHWLAPGSATGYLVSQVRELIEDAGLAPIRAATKLYVLERAELLRGGAANALLKTLEEPPAHTMFVLCGRVADAMLPTIVSRCQQVPFRAGRVASGVRAVMRSCGATPEEARIALSVAGSPGRAVEFLASTTRREVRRLVVDTLDELERDDSWDVLLAARKIVAAAAVPLADVRRAQEEALEESHDFLTAGALRQVADANKRELTARERSGMMEALAAAESLLRDVLVRTEDAGEAIVNEDAAAVVDRLAARATTRSAVRALDAVGRAADDLAHNVSPQLTLEVMLLSVKEALACQPSSR
- the rsmI gene encoding 16S rRNA (cytidine(1402)-2'-O)-methyltransferase; protein product: MAGLLSVVGTPIGNLEDASPRVRRTLGEADVVLCEDTRVTGRLMSAFGLHVRLERCDENVMSEKVDGVLARLEAGGRVAFVSDAGMPGVSDPGQRLVDAALDAGARVEVVPGPSAVTCALVASGLASEHFFFEGFLPRRRSAQLARLAELAAIPGTLVVYESPRRVAETLANVAEVFPGRRVALVRELTKLHEEVVRATAPELAAEVAARGEVRGECVVVIAAPDAAELEARRAAALGPGRTLEEEIAAGLAAGEPKSALARRLARAFGLPRAEVYDAVVAAAS
- a CDS encoding 6-carboxytetrahydropterin synthase produces the protein MFGLRTEWHFDSAHFLADYHGKCENLHGHRWRVVAYLRTEALGEEGTERDMVMDFGAFKRAVREVCDALDHTLLVEEGTLAPATVAALEGEGFSLTVLPFRTTAENLARHICGELVARGLPCAQVDVYETPLNCATYLAG
- a CDS encoding glycoside hydrolase family 2 protein, encoding MLDLRRVLASKPKPPTDATLTELWTPWGEKIAAGGEDVASGSHPRPQFARKRWSSLNGTWECAFAVAPDAASAWRAAEPPASGWQPIRVPFSPEAPLSGIGRQLKPDELLWYRREFAAPALVSGERLVLHLDAVDWACAVYVNDVRVAEHMGAYLPLSADITDALRPGEKNALTVCVHDPSDAGTQLRGKQRLARGGIWYTAQSGIWRDVWWEVEPASRVVELRADARVGEGRVVLLVRVSGAGELVARLVDGGVEVARASALVRPSGERDVELSLPVADPRLWSPADPHLYDLEVSFGGDRVRSYCAFRTVEVRPDAAGVPRVHLNGEPVFLRGVLDQGYWPDGLMTPPAEEALEHDIRTMRDLGFNLLRKHIKVEQPRFYALCDRLGMLVWQDMPSGGGAYGAWHTSYQPTLLRASWTRMSDRGPRAWRRLAADDPAYREEWRASCAGTVRLLVGHPCVIGWTLFNEGWGQFDARAATELVRALDPTRLVSATSGWYDQGCGDLWSVHNYFRALEVWPDRSRPERAFVVSEFGGVSWAVPGHVSLATSYGYEEAAGGAEFASEVRGLLERADALEAEGLAGFVYTQLSDVEEETNGLLTYDRRVNKLA
- a CDS encoding regulatory iron-sulfur-containing complex subunit RicT, producing the protein MPTVIPVKFAYAARDLWFDPAGTGAQEGDHVICATERGHEIGLATSDAREVAPEELSATIGHAQLRDVVRIATDEDLERAEELARRGEESLPAFRRHVSESGLDMKPVGVEYLFDGEKAVCYFAAEERVDFRQLVRDLSREFHVRIDMRQIGVREEAAIVGGYGHCGQELCCRRFATGFDPVSIRMAKEQDLPLNSTKISGACGRLMCCLRYEFEAYRDFKSRAPKRNAVIDTPLGKAKIVEYDTPKEQLCLRLESGKQIRVPLADMTASEAAHKKSEELGCPCRPDTVTREVLDKLESPDVQMALAELDRKNGVLAEPEVDAADIFVAPKRKRRRPSSGAPSAEKGVRAGAESAPSGDEAPAPRRRRKRRPGDGGAAAQPAAEQQPQAATHRRRHHQAAEGGEAPSQGAKRTRRPGDKGGQAAAGAQPRGMQPSRKKRAPQAGGEQGAQQAGSDGAAPRRRRRRRGGRGRGGAADGGAPAGE
- the tmk gene encoding dTMP kinase encodes the protein MRGVFITLEGADGCGKTTQAALVAAEFESRGREVVRLREPGGTAISEKVRALLLDPANAEMVPECELLLYEASRAQLTRQVIEPALARGAVVLCDRYYDSTFAYQAGGRALDDALVRRANVLGSCGVSPDRTLVFDLDPAVAYARATAGGADRMEAEGLAFQERVRAAYLRLAAEEPERVRVVDALGEKDEVAARALAALADLWGE
- a CDS encoding glycoside hydrolase family 5 protein is translated as MASNTLHGVNLTGWLTLESWVTPELFAEVGALDEEQLASSLGPRRYADYVRNHRATFVTREDFARIAARGFNAVRLPVPWYVYGDDGPEPGPYQGCVELVDEALEWAEELGLHVVFALAMSPGAPHADNGLSPDNADCHVSRDEMLGVIYGLARRYAHRSGLYGIELADAPVVQVRRGLVLTDGVPVHRLRNYYREAYELVRSAAGEDVVIMPDGGVTKGWGRFMAQRHYRNVWLDCQLDRPTTRVDVSGPAGVRRLVEALERRLREARRADMPVMVGKWSSSLPVADSQMTPEGRIALERVYTSEQLRAYEKCPAWFFNTWKTSGKLAAWDARVALATFERGMIV